Proteins encoded within one genomic window of Diceros bicornis minor isolate mBicDic1 chromosome X, mDicBic1.mat.cur, whole genome shotgun sequence:
- the RAB9A gene encoding ras-related protein Rab-9A, producing the protein MAGKSSLFKVILLGDGGVGKSSLMNRYVTNKFDAQLFHTIGVEFLNKDLEVDGHFVTMQIWDTAGQERFRSLRTPFYRGSDCCLLTFSVDDSQSFQNLSNWKKEFIYYADVKEPESFPFVILGNKIDISERQVSAEEAQAWCRDNGDYPYFETSAKDATNVAAAFEEAVRRVLATEDRSDHLIHTDTVSLHRKPKPSSSCC; encoded by the coding sequence ATGGCAGGGAAATCATCGCTTTTTAAAGTAATCCTCCTTGGAGATGGTGGAGTTGGGAAGAGTTCTCTAATGAACAGATATGTGACTAATAAGTTTGATGCCCAGCTTTTCCATACAATAGGtgtggaatttttaaataaagatttggAGGTGGATGGACATTTTGTTACCATGCAGATTTGGGACACTGCAGGTCAAGAGCGATTCAGAAGCCTGAGGACGCCATTTTACAGAGGCTCTGACTGTTGCCTGCTTACTTTTAGTGTTGATGATTCTCAAAGCTTCCAGAACTTGAGTAACTGGAAGAAAGAATTTATATATTATGCAGATGTGAAAGAGCCCGAAAGCTTTCCTTTTGTGATTTTGGGGAACAAGATTGACATAAGTGAACGGCAAGTGTCTGCAGAAGAAGCCCAAGCCTGGTGCAGGGACAACGGCGACTATCCTTACTTTGAAACAAGTGCAAAAGATGCCACGAATGTCGCAGCGGCCTTTGAGGAAGCGGTACGAAGAGTGCTTGCTACCGAGGATAGGTCAGATCACTTGATTCACACAGACACGGTCAGTCTGCACCGAAAGCCCAAGCCTAGCTCATCTTGCTGTTGA